ATGGCCGAACTGCGAGAGACGTGGCACGAGGAGCTGCACGGAGCCTCCCCGCTGCGCCGCCTACAGGCCACAGCCGTGCTGGGTAGCCTGACCGCCAGCCTGCCCCTGCTGGAAGCGCCGCGCCCGAACCCGGAGAGCCCCGACCCCCTGGAGCAGCACTACTGCTACGAGCACTCCAGGGTCGTACGGCAGCGCGACCTCCACCACGAGCCCAGCGTGTCCGCGCTGCGGATCCTCAGCAACAAGGCGACGGAGCCGGCGCTGCGCCTCCTTGTGACGGTCAGCTTCGCCGGCCACGTGCTGCGTAAGGAAAGCGACTTCGTCAGGGTCGATGAGGAACTCGCCCGGGCCGAGAGGATGTTGGGGCAGCTCGACGTGCACGAGCCGTGGCTCGCCGCTCTGGTGACCAGCCGGTTCCACCGGATGAAGGCACTCAGGTCGTGGCGGATGGAAGAGCGGGACACCACACTGCTGGACCTGCGGTCGACACGCGATGCCGACAAGGCCCTCGCGGCGGAAGCTGAGAAGTCCGGCGACGAGCTCATCCGCCACCTGTGGCAGGAGAACCACCGGCTTCTGCTGGAAGTCACCGTCAAGAACCAGGTTGGCCATGACCCGGACGAGATCGCGGATGTGATCGCGGAGATCGACAAGATCGAGCCGCACTACGCCGAGAGCCAGTACTACATCGGCGAGGTGTTCGCCCAGGCCGGCCGGCTCTCTGAAGCGGCGGACCATTTCGTCCGCAGTGCTCAGGGCGGCGAAGCACGGGGCGCCGTGGGAGCTTTCAGGGCCTACGAATGCCAGCGGGAGCTTGGTGACCGTGAATCTGCGATCGAGTGTCTTGACCTCTTGGAAGACCTCGACCCGGCCGCCGACGCACAGGCTTATCGAACCGAATTGAACTGACCCTGGCCGGTCGAACCGGCCGCAGCGAATGTATTGGGTGAGAGAATGATTTCACCAAAGATGTGGTGGACCCAGAACGTTCCGCGCTCCGCTACTCAGCGCAGGTTCGTTCTGGCCAGTCTTATTGACAGCGCGGGTACGGGGGTCCACTTCACGATCTTCCCTCTCTACCTCATCCTTATCGTCCACATCTCCGCCGTGCAGGTCGGCACCGGGCTGCTCCTGGCGAGCCTCGTCGGGATGCTGATGAACATCCCGGTCGGCAGGGCCTGCGACCTCGTAGGGCCGCGAGCAGTGCTGGCGCTCGGCTATGCCGCTCAGGCGCTGGTGGCCGGTCTCCTCATCCTCATCAGGGATGTGGTGGCGTTCACCCTGCTGGTCACGCTCGGCAAAGTTGCGTCCCAGGCGGTGCGCCTGGGACGCAACGTATTGGTGGCCGGCGCGGGAGGCGACCAGCGCAACGTCCTACGCGCACAGATGAACGCGTCGTCCAATATCGGTCTCGCCGCGGGGATGGGAATCAGCGCGATCATCCTGGTCGACGCCTCGCCGGCCGCCTTCGAGGTCGGCTTCCTGATCAACTGCGCCAGCTTCGTGTCGGCGGCCGTGGTCCAGTGCTGGGCCAAGGTCCCTGCCAAGGTCCCTGCCACGGCACCGCGCGACCGGGCCGGAGGGCGGGTGCGCGCCGCGCTCAAGGACGTCAAGTACTGCTCGGTCGGCCTGCTCAACGGTCTTCTGGGCTTCCACCAGCAGGTGTTCTTCCTGGGCCTTCCACTGTGGATCGCCGCGCACGGCGGTGTACCGCGCTCGCTCACGTCGCTGGTGTTCTTCGTGAACTTCGTACTCACCGTGCTCCTGCAGGTGCGTGCTTCCTCCACTGTCCACAACTATCGCGACGCCCTGGGTGCCTGGAGGAAGTCCGGCCTGTGGCTGGCGCTCGGGTTCGGAATACTGGCCGCCTTCTCGCATTCCTCTCCCTGGCTGGTGGCCTTGGCCGTTGTCGTCATGGGAACGCTCCTCACCTTCGGCGAGATCTGGTACGGGGCCGCGGAGTTCGAGCTGTCGGTGGCGCTGGCCCCGCGTACCAGCCTCGGCCTATACCAAGGGGTCTTCGAACTCGGCTCGGACGCGTTCGCGATGGCAGGACCGCTCCTCGCCACGCTCGTGTGCGTCTCCATGGGACAGGCGGGTTGGGCCACTCTCGCCTTGGTGTATCTGGCCTTCGCCCTCCTGGCTCCACGCGTCGTCGAATGGGCTGCTCGTGGCAGAGAGCAGGCGGAACAGCCCCTGGACCAAGCGGTGACGGCCCCAGGCGCGGGAGCGGCCGCGTGAGAGGGCCGCGTAGCGTGGTGACGCTCGGACCGGCGGACACCGACGCCCACCACGTCGCCCGCGCCCTCGGCCCTGTCCAGCTCGTCGAGTCCTTTCCACGCGCCATGGAGGTCGCGTGGCAGGAGGACTCATACGCCCTGATCTGCGCCGGCTACACGGCCCGCGACGACCGAGCGATATCCGACTCATGGGTCGGCCTGCACTTCCGGTACGTCGGGCGGATGGAGATCTCGCGCACCTGGGTGCGCAGGACGAAGCCGATGTGCGTCGCTGTCAACCGCGACCGCGTGGTGCACCCCGACGAAGTCGGCTCCGTGGCACTGCACCCCTCCACGACGGTCTTCGCGGACCTGCACCTCCCCGCCGCGGCCGACAGGACGTTCGTCGACGCCAAACCCCTCGCCGTCGACCTCGCGGCCTCCGGCGCCGTCGACGCGTGCATCGGCTCGGTCGACGTGGTCCGCAGGGTCCGACACCTGGAGATCACCGAGGTCTTCGAGCCCCAGATGCTCTGGTGCCTGTATCGGCGGGCGAGCGGCCACGCACCGAAGGCCTCCACGACTACGACGCCCACCGCTGAGCCGGCAGGAAGGCAGGAGACCGGCGCATGAACACCAGCGACACCCCCGGGCGCGACGGCGGATCCCCGAGCGTCGCAGTCCTCGGAGGCGGCCTGATGGCCACCGAGATCATCAACTGTCTCGCACGGTCCGGGTTGACCGTGCGGGTCTTCAACCGGTCGCCCGAGCGGGTCCAGCACCTCGCAGCAGAGCGCGTGACCATCTGGCCAACGGCCGCACAGGCCGCCGACGAGGCGGATGCCGTCCTCTCGTGTGTGGCCGATGACGAGGCCAGTCAGGCGGTGTGGACGGGCCCGGCCGGTGCGCTGGCCGTGATGCGCGCCGGCACTATCGCAGTCGAACTGTCCACCGTCTCGGCAGACCATGTGTCGACCTGGGCAGCGGTCTGCCGCAGCCACGGAGTGCGCCCTCTCGACGTTGCCGTGACCGGGAGCGTGC
This region of Streptomyces sp. NBC_00513 genomic DNA includes:
- a CDS encoding lipopolysaccharide assembly protein LapB, with amino-acid sequence MSQGYPIPYNRTLSEQPFREAKRLDVSALQSMWLPWITLESDPASHLLALNASLTWHQSRKRDAADTLSRPWFSTYAAGGLRPWVLGQARAADQIGSDVELSPAMAELRETWHEELHGASPLRRLQATAVLGSLTASLPLLEAPRPNPESPDPLEQHYCYEHSRVVRQRDLHHEPSVSALRILSNKATEPALRLLVTVSFAGHVLRKESDFVRVDEELARAERMLGQLDVHEPWLAALVTSRFHRMKALRSWRMEERDTTLLDLRSTRDADKALAAEAEKSGDELIRHLWQENHRLLLEVTVKNQVGHDPDEIADVIAEIDKIEPHYAESQYYIGEVFAQAGRLSEAADHFVRSAQGGEARGAVGAFRAYECQRELGDRESAIECLDLLEDLDPAADAQAYRTELN
- a CDS encoding MFS transporter; this translates as MISPKMWWTQNVPRSATQRRFVLASLIDSAGTGVHFTIFPLYLILIVHISAVQVGTGLLLASLVGMLMNIPVGRACDLVGPRAVLALGYAAQALVAGLLILIRDVVAFTLLVTLGKVASQAVRLGRNVLVAGAGGDQRNVLRAQMNASSNIGLAAGMGISAIILVDASPAAFEVGFLINCASFVSAAVVQCWAKVPAKVPATAPRDRAGGRVRAALKDVKYCSVGLLNGLLGFHQQVFFLGLPLWIAAHGGVPRSLTSLVFFVNFVLTVLLQVRASSTVHNYRDALGAWRKSGLWLALGFGILAAFSHSSPWLVALAVVVMGTLLTFGEIWYGAAEFELSVALAPRTSLGLYQGVFELGSDAFAMAGPLLATLVCVSMGQAGWATLALVYLAFALLAPRVVEWAARGREQAEQPLDQAVTAPGAGAAA